The stretch of DNA TACCGTAGCAAGCACAAAGCTTGGTACTGCTATTCCGAGTACCGCCACCACCATTGCCGCGGTATCGATGAATTTGCGGTGGTACAGTGCTGCCAGCATCCCAAGCAGAATGCCGACAATAATCGATACGATAATGGCGACAAGGCCCAGCTTCAGTGAAGCGGAGAACGTCTGGCTAATAATATGCGATACATCCTGATTCAAGCGTTTCATGGAAACCCCAAAATCACCTTGCACAATATTACCCAAATATTTGAGATACTGCTGGGAGACGGGCTTGTCCAGACCGTACTGTTCATACAGCCGCTGGCGGATTTCATCAGGTATTTTCTTCTCGGATGTGAACGGATCACCCGGAATGGCCTTCATCAGAAAAAAAGTTGCTGAGATCAGCACAAACAGGGAAACCAGCATATAAAAAAACTTATTGGCAACATAGCGTACCATGCCCGTCAACACCTCCTTCGACATTTTTTTCACAACATAATATGATTTTATGCAATTATTGACCAATTGTCCACGATTCTATATTTTGTAATTTATACATAATTTTTACAAATGATAAACATGTAAGAAGAAACGGCTGTACCGTCCTGACAGGGACGGCATCCGTTTCTCGTAAAAATATAAGGCAAAGGATAAGTACGCAACAGATAAGGCTTATATTTCAAAAAAAAAGGGATATATATGGAATTCCACATATATATCCCGAAGTGCATGATCTACTCCAGATATTTAATCATTCAATTAAATATACTTACTGAAGCTTAAAGCAATTCTTCAATCTTAGTGCTCGAGCAGGTAAGCGTGAGTCAGGTCAACAGCTCCGCTGAAGTCATGTGTAATGCCTTTTAGGTAAGGCTTAATCAGCGTGTTGTTAGTGTAGTAGTAAATCGGAATCAGGATCATGTCGTCCTGAATGATCATTTTCTCAGCAGCAGCAAATTTCTCTTGACGAACTGCCAAATCGTCCGTTGCTTTCGCGTCGGCAATCAGCTTGTCGTATTCAGGGTTGGCATATCCGGTGTCATTGTTGCCGCCTTTGGTTACCCACATGTCGAGGAAGGTCATCGGATCATTGTAGTCCGCTGTCCAGCCTGCGCGGGCAACTTGGAAGTTCTGATGTTGACGGTTTTCGATAAATGTGGCCCATTCTTGGTTTTCCAGCTTCACGTCAATGCCCAGAGCGTTCTTCCACATATCAGCAATTGCCAGGGCAATCTTCTTGTGGCCTTCACTCGTGTTGTACGACAAAGTGAAAGCAGGCAATTTAGTCAGGCCTTCTTCTTGTAGACCTTCAGCCAGCAATGTCTTAGCTTGTGCATCATCTTCAGTAAAGTAGCTATCTTTAATAGCCGTACGGTATTCGCCGTCAGCGCCGGCAATGCCCGGAGGAACGTAGCCGAATGCCGGCAGCTGTCCGCCCAGCGTAACCTTATCAATCAGGATTTGACGGTCGATCGTCATCGCAAGAGCTTTACGGATTTTAACGTTGTTAAAAGGCTTCTCGGTTACGTTGAACTCGTAATAGTACACACTTGCAATACCTTTTCTCTGGAACTCATCCGGATATTTTTGCTGTACAATCGGAAGCTGCTCGGTAGGAATTTCACCGTTAGGAGCGCCTGCATAGTCAAGCTGGCCGCTCTCGTAAGCGGAAAGCTCGGTAGCGCTGCTGTTCACGAGCGAGAAGTCGATTTTGCTAAGTTTAATGGAATCTTTATCCCAGTAGTTTTCGTTCTTCGTTACTTGCAGAGTTTGTCCAGTCGTCCACTCGGTCAGGGTGAAAGGACCGTTAACAACCATTGTGTCTTTGTTAGTTGCCCATTTTGCATTGCCTTCAACCGATTTGTGAACCGGATAGTAAGTATAGAAGGACAGAAGTCCAAGGAAGTAAGGAGTAGGTGCTGCCAGTGTTACTTCCAGCGTCTTGTCGTCAACTGCTTTGACGCCAACTTGGTTGAAGTCGGTAATTTTCTTGTCATAATATTCTTGCGCGTTCTTCAGGTAGTACAATTGGTATGCATAAGGTGCTGCCTCTGCAGCGGCTGGATCAAGGACCCGTTTCCAAGCGCGAACGAAGTCGCCGGAAGTTACAGGGTCGCCATTGCTCCATTTAGCGTCGCGCAGATGGAACGTATATACTAAACCGTCAGCGGATACATCCCATTTCTCGGCGATGCCCTGCTCGGCTTGTCCAGTTTCGTCATTCATGCGAGTCAGACCTTCGTACATGGTCTTCAGGACCGTGTTAGCCTGGCTGTCTTGCGCAAGAGCCGGATCGAATGTCGGAGGTTCGGCACTCAGGTTAATTTTAAGCGTTTGATCAGCGGCAAGCTTCTCGCCCGATGCGCTTCCATCAGTTGCGGCCGGCGTGTTGCCTTCGGCGTTGCCAGTGTTCGTGGCAGCATTATTGCCACCGCCGCATCCTGCAAGCACAGTTCCGATAACAAGAACGAGTGCGAACAGGAGTAAAAGACTTTTGCTCTTCTTCATCTAGCAGTTCCCCCTAAATAGAATGTGGTATATGGTTTATGATTATACAACCAGTGGTCAAAAAAATCCAGAGGAATGTACTCGTAAATAAACTTTTTTCATTTTTTTAAAAATTATGTGACAATCTTATTCTATTCATGTTAGATTTTATGACATTACCTGCAAGATATATTTGATCATTCCGACAACCATGAACAGCACATAGCCTGTCCCCATGAATAAAAAGCCAAGCCTCCAGACCGCCCTCAGCAATCTTTTCCCATCCACCTTTCCCTTCAGACGATTCTGTGCACCGCCGATCAATCCGGCCGCAATCAGCACAAGCAGCAGAATCAGATAGAATCCGAAGCCCGAATGAAAAATGATATTGAACAGCGCGGATACGGAGAACAGCAGAAAAACAGTCGTCACATCCATAGCCAGCTGAAGAGCCGGCTTCTTGTCCCGCCCCATAGCAACAGAGATAAAATAGACGAGCAAAAAAGGCAGCACAGGCAATATGCTTAATACGATCAGCGAATTGCGGAGCCATTCCAAGCGGCTTCACCTCTCCTTTACAATCATGCCCTCCACCATCCTGATGATCCATCGGTGCGCGGGAACATCTATGCCCGATTGTTTCGCCAACTCCACAAGACTGCCGTTAATCCAGCCGATTTCCGTCTCCCTAGAGGCCAAAACGTCTGCCAGCATGGAGGACAGATTGCCGGATGTCGCGCGGCATACCTCCAGGATGTCATCCCATAAGCTGAATTCGCAGGCAATTCCGCAGGCATCATAGACGGAAACCGCTTCCTCATAAAGCTCTCTCATCATACTCAGGCGCAGATCCGAGGAGAGCAGTTCGCCGTTCGGAATACGCCATACGGCGGTCAGCGGATTAATTACGGCATTAATCAGAAGCTTCCGGAAAATCGCGGTATCCACTTGATTCGACAAAGTTACGGGAAATCCTGCTAACACCAGCGCCTTCGCCAATGAAGCTGCAATATTATTCTGCACGGTCCCGCTCTCCCCCCACAAACCGATGACAGTCTGCCCCGTCCCGGCGTGAACGACACGGACTTGAGACTCCCGCTTGGCTCCCTCCGTCGTTACGGCGGCATACAGATGGGCCGCGGGCAGCAGCTCCCGAAGCAGTTCCATATGTCCCCAGCCGTTCTGAAGGCACAGAAGATTCAGTTCACTTTGCCGAAGCGGAGCAAGGAGTTCCGGCAGCATCTTGTGCAGCGGCCCTTGTTTGACCGTTAGCACAAGCCAGTCTCCGGGCTTCTCCGGATAGAGCCGGGAGAACTCGCTCATAGGCAGTGCTTCAATCTCGCTGCCTGGGACCAGAATCGGCTCCCGTCCGTCTTCATAGCTTACCGTAATGCCGTCTTCCGAAAGCGCCGCACACTGTTCTTCGCTTCTGCACCACAGCCGGACTCTGCTTCCGGCGAAGATCAGCTTTCCCGCCAGCAGAAGTCCGAGCGAGCCCGCGCCAATAATATCGATTCTCAAAGCTCTATCCACCGTCCATCCATCATTTAATTATAAGTTTCCGGAGTCTATTACAAAAGCATCTGAGTAAGCTTTGAAACCACGGCCCCATTTTGTGGGGTTACTTGTCTAGTATATCGGACGGCGGACAAAAGGAAAATCCCGCCAACGCGGCATCTCTTAAAGCCGCAGACGGGATTTCGTAAGTATTACTCTCCTTCATTCGATTCGTTCCAGGTTGCCGTTAGCGTCCATCTTGAAACGGTTCTTGATCTCTTCTTCCTCTTCGCTTAAGAATGCGAGCCTGCGGGCGCGGTCCATGATCTGAATGAGCGCCTTGTAGTCGTCGTTAACCACACGATAATCGCTTTGGGCTGTATTCACTTCTTTGGACAATCTCTCATTCTCGGCTCGAAGTTCGGACAGCTCCTCCTCCTTATCGCGAAGATCCCTTTCCAGCATTTTTAGCTGACGGCCCGCCTCCTGATAAGTGCCCTTCCACTGTCTTAGAAACCGGATAACGGCGTCGATGGACAAGGAGTTCTCGGCTCCTTCACTTCCGTAAACCTCATCACCGTCACCGATAATGAAGCCGGCTACCTGCGCGCCTCTGGACGAGGTTTGTTTTTTCAGATAGCTCCTTTTCTGGCGCTGGCCTTTCGCAATAGAAATCGCTTCCTCGTAACTTTTGCGCACACTGCTGTTCCAGCGAAATCCGCAGGCCGCCGATGTCCTGCCGATTCTTTCGCCCACTTCTTCAAATGCGGCAAGCTGTGTACTGCCTTCCCGGATATGGCGCAATGTAACCTCCGCCAAAATGAGATCGTCTTCCTCACTCCAGGCATCCTGTCTAATGGCTGTCATAAAGCCAAACCTCCTAGTAACATCTTGAAATAACCATCTTCATAACCGGCGGTCCCGCCAGCAAGTGAATGGGGATAAAAGCTGCTTACTCCATTCCTATGCCTCTCATAGAGTTCATAGAATCTATTTGATACTCTTTTGTATTTCCATTTTGACTTCCACTCATACGCAGTTCGTGAAAATAGCACTTTCAGCATTTTTCCCCACCGTCAATCATATAGATCATATTCCCTGGGAAATCACCCTATTTTTCCATTGTATTCGTTTACACTATTTTGTTCACCAGGTATAATAAATATAGGTTTATCCGTTCGTTCCAACCTAAGAAGGGGGATGGTAAAGTGGCTCGGATGTTTCGGGTACTGGGATTTTTCACGCTGACCATCGGTCTGATGGCTTTTGCTGGAGATATGGTCGAAATGGCCCTGCTGTTCTTTTTACAGACCGCATTTTTCGTGATCATGGGATATATGAAGTTCACCGAAAAAACCTATATCCTCCTGTTCTGGGGCTATATGATCGTCACTTTTACAGGATTCAGCTACTGGACAATCTTCGAGATGGGCCTTCCCTTGTGAGCCCTGGATAAAGCCTTTGAGCAACATCGAAATCAAAGCCCCACGCGCTGTGGGGTTATTTTGTGTGCCTTGTTATAGGCTGCCGGCCTGAAAAGGGGTATGATATTTTTACAGGATCGAACATATCATACCTAGCATAAGCTAAGTCTTCCAAGGAGGTGAGGGCGGTGCTCTTCCGCAAACGACTGGCTGCTTTCCTGTTCATACTGCTCTGCTGCTTGCTGCTGCTGATTCCGACAGCGCCTTATTCGTCCGCCAATCCGGAACAAAGTACATTAGCCGCCGCTCCTTCCGCATCCCGTCCCTCTTCCATGCCGTCTTTTCCGGATAATGAAGAAGCCCGCAGGCTGATGCAGCAAACGCTGTCCGCGGCTGAAATCGAAAAGGAAATTGAACGCATCGGCGCCGAGCAGCACGCACTTGAACAAAAGACAGCCGCATTGAGCAGTCAGGCCGCCAAGAAAAAGTCCGATATCTCGGAAAAAGAAAAACGGGCCGGCGCCGTTGTGCGCGCTTACTATACAGGGGATAGGGACCCGCTGCTGACCGCCCTGCTGTCCGCAAAGACTCTTAGCAAATGGTTCATTATGCTCGATTACTATGAAATGATAATGGGTCATGACAAGGAAATACTGGCGGAGTATGAGAAAGAGTATAAAGATCTGCGGACCACGCTGGCTGCGGCGGAACGCTCTTCGCTGGAGTTGGCGGAACTGAGAAGCGCTTTGGAGGAACAGAAGCAGCGGGTTGAAGCTTTGCATAAGGATATTGATGGCACCATTCAGAGCAGCGGAAATCCGGAGAGCATGGCGGCCCTTCTGGAAGAATTTACAGCGTATTGGCAAAATATCGGAATCCATGAAGTCAAGACTTATTTTAAGGCGCTGTCCGCGGCGATGAATCATCTGCCGCAGTTCGTCGAGAGCCGTGACGGCGTTCTGACGCGCCGGGGGATGACTTACGAATTGAATTTGAAAGAAGCGGATTTGAACGAATTTTTGCATTCCGAGAACAAGCTGTTCGACAATTTTGCTTTTACGTTCGAGAACGGTTCGGTTATCGCCTCCGGCAAGAGCGGGGACTTGTCTCTTCGTCTGCAGGGGCATTACACCATACAGGAAGAGCCAATGAACGGGCTGATGTTTCATGTGGACAGCATCATCTTCAATAGCCTTGAACTGCCCGATACGACGCGCAAATCACTGGAAGAGGAGTTTGACCTTGGCTTCTATCCGTCTAAGATCGTCTCTTTCCTTCATGCCTCTGAAGTGGACAGCAAGGATGGCGTGCTTCATGTGAAGCTTACGCTGTCGTTCTAAGGTTAATACGCCCATTCAGGGCCCATTCTCCTCTCCCTCAGGGGAATTCGAGAGCGCTTCGATATATCCCGCCGCATCCAGCTTGCCGGTCAGCAGCAAACCCGCCGCTGACGTTATTTCGCTCCAGCCGGCCTGAGGCTCTCCGGCTAGGCCGCCTCCACCCGTCAGCAGGCTTACGGTGTCAAAGGGAAGACTATCTCCGCCCGGCAGCCCGCCCCGGTACAGTTCTTCCGCCGCCGGCAGCCGCCCGGTGCTCGCCAGCCAATCCAGCTGCGATCTCGCCGATGTTATATACGACAGCCAGTCGGCCGCCGCCTCCGGGCTTCGGGTCTGCGCCGAGAGGGCGAAGCTGCGGCAGTACAGCATCTCCTCTCCGGCCGGGTCTCCCATCCATGGCGCCTCCGCTACCAGATCGCCTCCTCTGCTCTCCTGCCATTCGGAAAGCGGAAGCACGGCTGCGGCGATCTTCCCCTCCCGAAGCATATTCCAGACTCCATTGTCCTGTCCGTCCGTCAGATAGATGGAGCTGCGCGCCTGCCCGATCCAGTCAAGCGCCTCTCGGCTCCCCGGAAACTGGGAGCTGCCCACGCTTTCCAGAAAGGCGGACACACCGTAAGGGCTGCCCGCATCCATTGCCAGCACGTATGTACCCGGCTTCTTGAGGCTTTGTTCAAGCAGCCGGGTCCACTGGTCAAGAGTTCTCGGCAGCGCCTCAGCTCCGAGCTCCTTCATCACCTTTGGCGAATAGACAAAGATATATGGATCAACATCCAGCGGCATGCCCCAGGCATAGCCGTTCCATTGCAGCAGCGGCAGCAGCGGGGTTAGCGGCGTACCCCCGGGCGAGCTCCGGTATACGTCAACGGGCAGCAAATATCCCTGCTGCGCAAGTTCCCTGATATGATGTGCTTCTGTCATCACAATATCGGGGCTGTTCCCGATCGTCAGCTCATTCATCAAAGCGTCGTCTCCGGCTGCTTCTCCAAGATTGTTCAGCTCTACCGTCACTCCGCTGGATAATTCGAAATTGCTGCTTATATTTTGCAGTTCACGGAACTCCTTATAGCTCAGCGACACCGATATCCGAAGATGTGCCGGCTCGCCCTTTTGCCGGAGAGAGGAGCTCTGCGATTGCGATTGATACTCGTTCATGAGAGGAGGGTCATCCGTTTGGTTCAGGTCCATACTGGGAGATAAGCTCGTCAGCGACAGCAGCAAAATAGCAAACAGCAGCCAGTAATTTTTGCGTTTCAGCATTTTCTCCTCCTTGTCCGTTTCGGGGCCATCTCCCTATTTTACCAGTCTGCGGCGCATTTGTCTGCCCACTGATGATAACGCTTTCTTTGTATTCTGCACACAGCAGGGGCCGGAAGTTTCCTCCCGGCCCCTGCGTGTAATTTTGATAGGAACGTTTCTACAGCAAATCAGCCGCCAGTTGAGCCAGGCGGGAACGTTCACCTTTTTCGAGCGTAATGTGACCGCTGATCCCCTGTTGTTTGAACTTTTCCACAATATAGCTGAGCCCATTGCTTGCGGCATCGAGATAAGGGTGGTCGATCTGCTCAGGGTCACCCATTAATATGACCTTGCTGCCCTCGCCCGCTCTGGAGACGATCGTCTTTACTTCGTGGCGCGACAGATTTTGCGCTTCGTCGATGATGATGAATTGTCCCGGAATGGAGCGGCCGCGAATATAGGTCAGCGCCTCAACCTGAATGCTGCCGAGACCCATCAGAATTTTGTCGATGTCGCCGGCTTTCTTCGTGTCGAACAGGAACTCCAAATTATCGTATATCGGCTGCATCCACGGACGGAGCTTTTCGTCTTTTTCACCAGGCAGATAACCGATATCCTTGCCCATCGGAACGACAGGCCGGGCGATCAGGAGCTTCTTGTATTTATGCTCATCCTCAACCTTGAACAGTCCGGCAGCAAGAGCCATGAGCGTCTTGCCCGTCCCCGCTTTGCCGGTGATGGTGACAAGCGGAATTTCTTCGTTAAGCAGCAGTTCGAGTGCCATCCGCTGCTGCGCATTGCGGGCGCTGATTCCCCATACGGGATCGTTGCCGAGATAGAGCGGCTCCAGACGACTGGCGTCGCCGCTTACCTTGAGCAGTGCCGATTTGCCGCTGCCGATCTCATCCTTCAGGATAATGAATTCATGGGGATACAGCGGATAGGACAACTGCAGCTGCTTGACGGAAAGGGAGCGGTTGCTGTAATACTCGTCAATCAGCGCCGGATGAACAGGCAGTGTCTGGTACCCGGCGTACAGTTCATTTAAGTCGCCTGTGCGGTCGGATAAATAGTCCTCCGGCGTAATGCCGAGCACATCGGCCTTGATGCGGACCAGAACATCTTTGCTTACGAGCACGACGGGCCGGGGATCGGCCTTCTCGTTCTCCTCTTGCAAATAATTAAGCGCCACAGCCAAAATCCGATTGTCAGTGGATACCTCGCCGAACATCTCCTGCACCTTGATGAAGCTGCGGTGATTCAGTTCGACCTTCAACTTGCCCCCGTGCTCAAGCTCCACGCCGCTGTGCAGATGACCCCGCTCGCGAAGTCCATCAAGCAGGCGGGACACCGTACGGGCATTGCGTCCGATTTCATCGGCGTTCCGTTTCTTATTATCGATCTCTTCCAGCACCACGGCAGGAATGATTACTTCATTCTCTTTAAACGAAAAAATCGAATTGGGGTCGTGAAGCAGTACATTGGTATCCAGTACAAAGATCTTTTTCATGTTATCCCCTCCACAGCGCCTGGTTTGTCTTAAAGATACATAACTCTTTTCGCCGCTGGCAAAGATAAAACCAGAGTTCATCTTGGACGAAAGGAGCAAGCATCTATGAGAAAATCAATTTGTCTGTTGCTGGTCCTTCTACTGCTGCTGACAAGCTGCGGTATGGTTAAAAAAGAGTCATCACCCTCTCCTCAGGATAAACAATCGGCAGTGCATGGCGCGAATAACGGGGATCGCGGGGTAAGACCGCTGGCCGATGAAGGAACGGCCGTTGTCTCCCCAAGAGACACTGAGCTAAAAGACCATCTGGAACAGCTGGCCAAAAGAGTGCCTGGCGTCAATGGAGCGCACTGTGTCGTAATGGGCAACACCGCGGTTGTCGGCATCGACGTGGACGGGTCGCTCAGCCGCTCCAGAGTGGGAACAGTCAAATACTCGGTCGCCGAGGCTTTTCGCAAAGACCACAGAGGCATTAACGCGCTCGTGACCGCGGATATCGACATGTCTTCACGGATTGCCGAGCTGAGCCGTCACTTCCGCCAAGGCCGCCCTGTCTCCGGCTTTGCCGCCGAAATGGCCGATATCATCGGGCGGATCATTCCGCAGGCTCCCGAAGATACGACACCTCGAGGCCAGCAATAACCTTTATATCGGCAGTCTTGCGCACAGATTCAATGGTCCAAAGGTCAAAAAAAGCCCAGTGAACTCTCACTAGGCTTTTTGCATTGCGGCAAATACTTGTCCATCCAGCTTCTCCGCCGCACGCTGATCGTATGCTTTGGCATATTTTGGGGCAGATTCCAACTGTGCGCCATAAAAAAGTGCATTTCGCACCGCCAAAATTTGCACATCGAAGCAGCACATCTCGAACGGAACATCTGGAAGCGGATCAACCTTAACGACGGAACTGCCATTAATGGCATGAACCGTTCCTTCCCCAAAGACGGTCAGGGTTACCAGGGGATTCTCCTTCATGTTTCTGACCAGCCTCGAACGGTGATCAATCGCCAGTCTGAGCGTGGAAGAATCTACTGCATAGACCCAAGAAATAACCGTGGACGTAGGGCCGCCGCTTTCCGCATCAACGGTATTAAGCAGCACAAATGTTTCGTTCTGCAGCAACTTCAGCAGGGATTCGGTAAGCTGGGCAGCGGATTCGGACATGTTGACAGGCCCCCTTGTGCAGCATGTTAGAACTTAATTAATTATATTATAACATATGCCCAAACTTGCATTCAATTTGGGAAAGTCGGGGCTTGTTGGATGCCGCCGCGCATCTATGGAGCTGCGGACGCCGCCGGGGCGGCTCCTCCCAGTCGGTCCTTTAGGCTCTGCTTCGCAGCGTCAAGAGCTTCTTCGTTAATATATACATAAGGGCTGCGCCAGGTGCCGGTTACCGGCTTAAACTCCACGTTATCCTTGGACATTTTCCAATACGCCGCGATCATATTCTTAATCTGATCCTTCTCGATGTCGGTCTCCATATTATCGTTGATCGCATCCAGCACTCCGCCGATTTTTACAGCTCCCCCCAGCGACTGCACCTGATCCATGAGCGAATGCAGCACCTCGCTTTGGCGCCGGTTGCGGTCGAAATCATCGGAGGCGTTCGTCTTCGGTTTACAGTTGGATTTGCGGTAGCGGACATAATCAAGCGCTTCGTCGCCATCCAATTTGGCCGGACCCTTTTTCAGATTGATGTCGGTGCCGTCCACACTGTCCGTATAGCACATATCCTCGCTGATATCGACCTTCACGCCGCCAAGCTCGTCTACTGCCTCACGGAAGCCTTGAAAATTAAGCACAGTTACGTAGTCGATGTTAACTCCCAGATATTTGCCCATCATCGTCTTCATTTCATCCTCCGCTGAGATGCCGGAGGTGTCTTCCTTGTTCTTGAAGCGGGTGTAATACTCATTGATTTTCGTCCTCTTGTAGCCGTCCAGCTCCATATAGGTATCACGGGGAAGCGACACGATGGTTGCCGATTCCGTTTGGGGATTGAGCGCAACAACCATAATGACATCCGTCAGATACGATTTATGCTTCGGCCGGTAATCCGTACCGAGCAGCAGCACCGTCAGAGGCTTGACTTTGGCCGAGTTTGCAGCGGCTACCGGTTTGTCGACACCCGTATCCAGCACACCGCTGTCCAGCTTGTAGTACAAATACAAGAAGTAGCCGACCACGACGAGCGCCGACAGCAACAAGAGAATCAGCAGCATTCTTCCAAGCCTGGCCAAAAAGCCCGGTTTCTTTTTCTTTTTGCGGACCGCAGGTTTGGAAGACGGCCCTGTGTGCCTGCTGACACCGCTCCGCTGATCTCTGGATCTTGGAGGCAAACTGCCATTCTTAGTACTCATAATGAATTTAAGTCCTTTTCTTTTTTGAGAATTAGTGAATACCAATATACATAATAGACGTTTTTATCACTTAAAGGTTGCGTTCTACTGCCTCTTTGCAGATTCGGCCGCCGCCTTGCGCTTCTGCCTTGCCTCGACGAAATAACGGACCCGGACGAGCAGCATCAAGCCGACGGCGACGAGCAGACACTGAATGATCGGCAGCTTATCATGCTGAAAAATAAGCAGGATACCCGAACCGAGGGCCATCATCGCATAGAGCACAACTTCCTTCAGCAGGGGCAGTTTCTGATTCACCCGAAATACCCGGTTGTACACGTAAGTAAGCAGAACAAAGATAATGACATAGGCAATCAAAGGGTGCGCGGCAAACCAAATTTGCAAGGGTCGTCACTCCTTCCGGGTTATGGATACTACATCCATTATATCATCGAAAGAGGCTTAACCACCTTAAAACTTCCGATTCGCCGCATGATTTCCCCTTATTCATCTTTATCGGCAAAATGTTATTCCGCCTGTATCGCATATGTCCGGAAAACGTAAATCAGCCGCCGAAATAAGATTCCGGCGGCTGATTCTTTTATCTGAGAGTGCCTTTGATTACATATTGGCTTCGGCCATTTTACGATGCTTCTCCGCACGCTCGCGTTCGCTCTTGTTCAGAATTTTCTTGCGCAGGCGAACGGATTTCGGCGTAATTTCGCAATATTCGTCATCGTTCAAATATTCAAGCGCCTGCTCCAGCGAGAACAGGAGCGGAGTCTTGAGCTTGACAGTTTCGTCCTTCGTCGCGGAACGAACGTTGGTCAATGCTTTTTCCTTGCAGATATTCACGACGATATCGTTGTCGCGCGTATGCTCGCCCACGATCATCCCTTCGTAAATGTCGGTGCCCGGCTCCAGGAACAGCGTACCGCGGTCTTCCACGCCCATCATGCCGTAGAAGGTGGAAGTTCCGGTCTCAGTCGAGACGAGCACGCCTTGGTGGCGCCCGCCCACCTGGCCGCCGATCAGCGGTGCGTAGCTGTCGAACGCATGGTTCATAACGCCGTAGCCGCGCGTCAGTGTCAGGAAATGCGTGTTGTAGCCGATCAGGCCGCGCGCCGGAATCAGGAATTCCAGACGGACCTGGCCGTTGCCGTTGTTGATCATATTAACCATTTCGGCCTTACGGGTGCCCAGACTCTCCATAACGGAGCCCATGCTGTCTTCCGGCACGTCAATGAGAAGTCGCTCGAGCGGCTCCATTTTGGCGCCGTCGATTTCCTTGACGATAACCTCAGGCTTGGAAACCTGCATTTCGTATCCTTCGCGGCGCATATTCTCGATCAGAATACCGAGATGCAGCTCGCCGCGGCCGGATACGATAAAGGCGTCCGGACTGTCGGTTTCATCTACGCGCAGGGAAACGTCCGTCTCAAGCTCTTTGAACAGACGCTCGCGCAGTTTGCGGGAAGTTACCCATTTGCCTTCCTTACCGGCGAACGGAGAATTGTTGACCAGGAAGGTCATCTGCATCGTCGGCTCGTCGATCTTCAGAACAGGCAGCGCTTCAGGAT from Paenibacillus sophorae encodes:
- a CDS encoding YhcN/YlaJ family sporulation lipoprotein, which encodes MRKSICLLLVLLLLLTSCGMVKKESSPSPQDKQSAVHGANNGDRGVRPLADEGTAVVSPRDTELKDHLEQLAKRVPGVNGAHCVVMGNTAVVGIDVDGSLSRSRVGTVKYSVAEAFRKDHRGINALVTADIDMSSRIAELSRHFRQGRPVSGFAAEMADIIGRIIPQAPEDTTPRGQQ
- a CDS encoding pyridoxamine 5'-phosphate oxidase family protein, whose product is MSESAAQLTESLLKLLQNETFVLLNTVDAESGGPTSTVISWVYAVDSSTLRLAIDHRSRLVRNMKENPLVTLTVFGEGTVHAINGSSVVKVDPLPDVPFEMCCFDVQILAVRNALFYGAQLESAPKYAKAYDQRAAEKLDGQVFAAMQKA
- a CDS encoding LCP family protein — protein: MSTKNGSLPPRSRDQRSGVSRHTGPSSKPAVRKKKKKPGFLARLGRMLLILLLLSALVVVGYFLYLYYKLDSGVLDTGVDKPVAAANSAKVKPLTVLLLGTDYRPKHKSYLTDVIMVVALNPQTESATIVSLPRDTYMELDGYKRTKINEYYTRFKNKEDTSGISAEDEMKTMMGKYLGVNIDYVTVLNFQGFREAVDELGGVKVDISEDMCYTDSVDGTDINLKKGPAKLDGDEALDYVRYRKSNCKPKTNASDDFDRNRRQSEVLHSLMDQVQSLGGAVKIGGVLDAINDNMETDIEKDQIKNMIAAYWKMSKDNVEFKPVTGTWRSPYVYINEEALDAAKQSLKDRLGGAAPAASAAP
- a CDS encoding YlaH-like family protein, with protein sequence MQIWFAAHPLIAYVIIFVLLTYVYNRVFRVNQKLPLLKEVVLYAMMALGSGILLIFQHDKLPIIQCLLVAVGLMLLVRVRYFVEARQKRKAAAESAKRQ
- the typA gene encoding translational GTPase TypA; its protein translation is MHSREQIRNIAIIAHVDHGKTTLVDQLLQQSGIFREHETVQERAMDSNDLERERGITILAKNTAITYKDFLINIVDTPGHADFGGEVERIMKMVDGVLLVVDAYEGCMPQTKFVLRKALEQNLTPIVVVNKIDRPAARPAEVIDEVLDLFIELEASDDQLEFPVVYASALNGTSSLDPEKQDDNMLALYETIIEHIPSPTESVEEPLQFLVTLMDYNEYLGRIAIGRVNRGIIRQGQAVTVIQRDGKHKSARIEKLFGFQGLKRVETEEAGAGDIVALAGIKDINIGETIADPANPEALPVLKIDEPTMQMTFLVNNSPFAGKEGKWVTSRKLRERLFKELETDVSLRVDETDSPDAFIVSGRGELHLGILIENMRREGYEMQVSKPEVIVKEIDGAKMEPLERLLIDVPEDSMGSVMESLGTRKAEMVNMINNGNGQVRLEFLIPARGLIGYNTHFLTLTRGYGVMNHAFDSYAPLIGGQVGGRHQGVLVSTETGTSTFYGMMGVEDRGTLFLEPGTDIYEGMIVGEHTRDNDIVVNICKEKALTNVRSATKDETVKLKTPLLFSLEQALEYLNDDEYCEITPKSVRLRKKILNKSERERAEKHRKMAEANM